Proteins found in one Promicromonospora sukumoe genomic segment:
- a CDS encoding LLM class flavin-dependent oxidoreductase, producing the protein MKNIGFLSFGHWTPHPQSGTRSASDALLQSIDLAVAAEELGADGAYFRVHHFARQLASPFPLLAAIGARTSRIEIGTGVIDMRYENPLYMAEDAGSADLISGGRLQLGISRGSPEQVIEGYRHFGYEPAAKDAGGADLAREHTARFLELLDGEGFAEPNPRPMFPNPPGLLRVEPHSDGLRQRIWWGAGSRATAEWTAAQGMNLMSSTLLTEDTGVPFHRLQAEQIQRFRDAWTEAGHEHTPRVSVSRSIFPITDQRDRQYFGAEVYSEDQVGHLDTGPARFGKTYAGEPDELVEDLRADEAIAAADTLLLTVPNQLGVDYNAHVIENIVKHVAPALGWR; encoded by the coding sequence GTGAAGAACATCGGGTTCCTGTCCTTCGGTCACTGGACACCGCATCCGCAGTCGGGCACGCGCTCGGCGTCGGACGCGCTGCTGCAGTCGATCGACCTGGCCGTGGCCGCCGAGGAGCTGGGCGCGGACGGCGCCTACTTCCGGGTGCACCACTTCGCGCGGCAGCTCGCCTCGCCGTTCCCGCTGCTGGCGGCGATCGGGGCGCGCACCAGCCGCATCGAGATCGGTACCGGCGTGATCGACATGCGCTACGAGAACCCGCTCTACATGGCGGAGGACGCCGGGTCCGCGGACCTGATCTCCGGCGGGCGGCTCCAGCTCGGCATCAGCCGCGGGTCACCCGAGCAGGTCATCGAGGGCTACCGGCACTTCGGGTACGAGCCCGCGGCGAAGGACGCCGGCGGCGCCGACCTGGCCCGCGAGCACACGGCCCGGTTCCTGGAGCTGCTCGACGGCGAAGGGTTCGCCGAGCCCAACCCGCGCCCCATGTTCCCCAACCCGCCCGGCCTGCTGCGCGTCGAGCCGCACTCCGACGGGCTGCGGCAGCGCATCTGGTGGGGTGCGGGCTCCCGCGCGACCGCCGAGTGGACCGCGGCGCAGGGCATGAACCTGATGTCCTCCACGCTGCTCACCGAGGACACCGGCGTGCCGTTCCACCGGCTGCAGGCCGAGCAGATCCAGCGGTTCCGCGACGCGTGGACCGAGGCCGGGCACGAGCACACCCCGCGCGTGTCCGTCAGCCGCAGCATCTTCCCGATCACCGACCAGCGCGACCGCCAGTACTTCGGCGCCGAGGTCTACAGCGAGGACCAGGTGGGCCACCTCGACACCGGGCCCGCCCGGTTCGGCAAGACGTACGCCGGCGAGCCCGACGAGCTGGTCGAGGACCTGCGCGCCGACGAGGCCATCGCGGCCGCCGACACGCTCCTGCTGACGGTGCCCAACCAGCTCGGCGTCGACTACAACGCGCACGTCATCGAGAACATCGTCAAGCACGTGGCGCCCGCGCTCGGCTGGCGCTGA
- a CDS encoding helix-turn-helix transcriptional regulator, with product MTSKTADADRLRDLALLRRVRDRMDRDYTQPLDVAALAAGVHMSAGHLSRQFKAAYGESPYSYLMTRRIERAMMLLRRGDLSVTEVCFAVGCSSLGTFSTRFAELVGVPPSVYRDDPVLAGAQVDTAGLPACIAKQVTRPVRNREARTPGPDLA from the coding sequence GTGACCAGCAAGACCGCCGACGCCGACCGCCTGCGCGACCTCGCCCTGCTGCGCCGCGTGCGTGACCGCATGGACCGCGACTACACCCAGCCCCTGGACGTCGCGGCGCTCGCGGCCGGGGTGCACATGTCGGCCGGCCACCTCTCGCGCCAGTTCAAGGCCGCGTACGGGGAGTCGCCGTACAGCTACCTCATGACGCGCCGCATCGAGCGCGCCATGATGCTCCTGCGCCGGGGCGACCTGAGCGTCACGGAGGTGTGCTTCGCGGTGGGCTGCTCGTCGCTCGGCACGTTCAGCACGCGGTTCGCGGAGCTGGTCGGGGTGCCGCCGAGCGTGTACCGCGACGACCCGGTGCTCGCGGGCGCCCAGGTCGACACGGCCGGCCTGCCCGCGTGCATCGCCAAGCAGGTGACCAGGCCCGTCAGGAATCGAGAAGCGCGAACCCCGGGACCGGACCTAGCGTGA
- a CDS encoding VOC family protein has translation MSTEQSKSTGLTIHQTFLPHTDPEASLGFYRDALGFEVFLDVGQGAMRWITVGPADQPDTSIVLTPPGADPGVTDEERRTVAEMMAKGTYAAVILGAPDLDAAFERVQASGAEVMQEPVDQPYGFRDCAFRDPAGNTVRIKQL, from the coding sequence ATGAGCACAGAACAGAGCAAGAGCACCGGCCTGACCATCCACCAGACGTTCCTGCCGCACACCGACCCCGAGGCCTCCCTCGGCTTCTACCGGGACGCCCTCGGCTTCGAGGTCTTCCTCGACGTCGGGCAGGGGGCGATGCGCTGGATCACCGTCGGCCCCGCCGACCAGCCGGACACGTCCATCGTGCTGACCCCGCCGGGCGCCGACCCGGGCGTCACCGACGAGGAGCGGCGCACCGTCGCCGAGATGATGGCCAAGGGCACCTACGCCGCCGTCATCCTGGGCGCGCCCGACCTCGACGCGGCGTTCGAGCGGGTGCAGGCCAGCGGCGCCGAGGTCATGCAGGAGCCCGTCGACCAGCCGTACGGCTTCCGCGACTGCGCGTTCCGCGACCCGGCCGGCAACACCGTCCGCATCAAGCAGCTCTGA
- a CDS encoding carboxymuconolactone decarboxylase family protein gives MTIIRTPEPAQATGAWAEGYAGDLKELGYVPSHTRVMATNPQAQRAFEDLTRAIVPSIGLRLYELVTLAAAGALGSRPCLLAHGRRSRTVFDDAQLERIALDYHAAGLTALEVTAMELAERISTDAQALTEQDTLRLRDLGLTDRQIVDVVLAASARNYFSRALHALAVEPDVPPDLPDSLREALLSDL, from the coding sequence ATGACCATCATCAGGACGCCCGAGCCCGCCCAGGCGACCGGCGCCTGGGCCGAGGGATACGCCGGGGACCTCAAGGAGCTCGGCTACGTGCCGAGCCACACCCGCGTCATGGCCACCAACCCGCAGGCGCAGCGCGCCTTCGAGGACCTGACTCGCGCGATCGTGCCGAGCATCGGCCTGCGCCTGTACGAGCTCGTCACCCTCGCCGCCGCGGGTGCCCTCGGGTCACGCCCCTGCCTCCTGGCCCACGGCCGCAGGTCCCGCACCGTGTTCGACGACGCCCAGCTCGAACGCATCGCCCTCGACTACCACGCCGCCGGCCTCACCGCGCTCGAGGTCACCGCCATGGAGCTCGCCGAACGCATCAGCACCGACGCGCAGGCGCTCACCGAGCAGGACACCCTGCGGCTGCGCGACCTCGGGCTCACCGACCGCCAGATCGTCGACGTCGTCCTGGCCGCCTCCGCCCGCAACTACTTCAGCCGGGCCCTGCACGCGCTCGCGGTCGAACCCGACGTACCGCCCGACCTGCCCGACAGCCTCCGGGAAGCGCTGCTCAGCGACCTGTGA
- a CDS encoding AAA family ATPase — protein MTTPAPVHGPRTRTALSTWPARAARPDDGAAAALLVVVGGVPGAGKSTLLAHVGADIPRAVVLDPDRYRRRIAARLPSWVPYATYRWAVHALHAVATVLYLVRGPRPGHPLLLHDTATRERRRDLLGLLARWSGWDPVLVAVDVSLGDALDGQLDRGRVVQPDEFVRHWERWTAQRSMLASAAGGPQGPWSAVYLMERCDAFGQVRDLVLHSSPVVVASRAEGLDGPGQANPCAA, from the coding sequence GTGACGACACCCGCCCCAGTTCATGGCCCGCGCACCCGGACCGCACTGAGCACCTGGCCCGCCCGGGCCGCTCGCCCCGACGACGGGGCCGCCGCCGCGCTGCTGGTCGTCGTGGGGGGTGTGCCGGGCGCGGGCAAGAGCACCCTGCTGGCGCACGTCGGCGCCGACATCCCGCGTGCGGTGGTGCTCGATCCCGACCGGTACCGTCGCCGGATCGCCGCGCGTCTGCCCTCGTGGGTGCCGTACGCGACGTACCGCTGGGCGGTGCACGCACTGCACGCGGTGGCGACCGTGCTGTACCTGGTGCGGGGTCCGCGGCCGGGCCACCCGCTGCTGCTGCACGACACCGCGACCCGCGAACGCCGGCGGGACCTGCTGGGTCTGCTGGCGCGGTGGTCCGGGTGGGACCCGGTGCTGGTGGCCGTGGACGTGTCCCTGGGGGACGCGCTGGACGGGCAGCTGGACCGGGGTCGCGTGGTGCAGCCGGACGAGTTCGTGCGGCACTGGGAGCGGTGGACGGCGCAGCGCTCGATGCTGGCGTCGGCGGCCGGTGGTCCGCAGGGTCCGTGGTCGGCGGTGTACCTGATGGAGCGGTGCGACGCGTTCGGGCAGGTGCGTGACCTGGTGCTGCACAGCTCGCCCGTGGTGGTGGCGAGCCGGGCGGAGGGCCTGGACGGTCCGGGACAGGCGAACCCCTGCGCCGCGTGA
- a CDS encoding ATP-binding cassette domain-containing protein, with product MNTASTTTTSSTSPADASSSAAQSSATHPADSHDLIRVHGARENNLKDVDLEIPKRRLTVFTGVSGSGKSSLVFATIAAESQRMINETYSAFVQGLMPSLSRPDVDLLEGLTTAIVVDQERLGANPRSTLGTVTDTNALLRLLFSRLGTPSAGPAVAYSFNIPARKASGVMTSSTGEKQIVREAVYHGGMCPRCEGRGTVSDIDLSELVDEDKSLNEGAITVPGYKAGGWSVRFFTESGYLDGDKPVRDYTETERHDFLYRDATKRKIGGANLTYEGLVPQVRRSMLTKDRDALQPHLRAFVDRAVTFITCPDCGGTRLAQAALASRIKGINIAEACAMQIGDLADWVRGLDEPSLAPLLSNLGNLLDKFVEIGLGYLSLDRPSGTLSGGEAQRTKLISHLGSALTDITYVFDEPTIGLHPHDIQRMNDLLLQLRDKGNTVLVVEHKPETIAIADHVVDLGPGAGSDGGTVCFEGTVEELRSSGSLTGRHLADRAALKDSPRTATGALEIRGASTHNLRDVDVDVPLGVLCVVTGVAGSGKSSLIHGSLAGRDGVVVVDQSAIKGSRRSNPATYTGLLEPVRKAFAKANGVKPALFSANSEGACPTCNGAGVVYTQLGFMDTVATTCEECEGKRFQAAVLDYHLGGKDIAEVLAMSVAEAEEFFSAGEARTPAAHKILARLADVGLGYLKIGQPLTTLSGGERQRLKLATHLAEDGGVYVLDEPTAGLHLADVENLLALLDRLVGSGKSVVVIEHHQAVMAHADWIIDLGPGAGHDGGRVVFEGTPTDLVAQARAGEPTLTGRHLADYVQAP from the coding sequence ATGAACACGGCGAGCACCACGACCACCAGCAGCACCAGCCCGGCGGACGCGTCGTCGTCCGCCGCCCAGTCGTCGGCCACCCATCCGGCCGACAGCCACGACCTGATCCGGGTGCACGGCGCGCGGGAGAACAACCTCAAGGACGTGGACCTGGAGATCCCCAAGCGGCGCCTGACGGTGTTCACCGGGGTCTCCGGGTCGGGCAAGAGCTCGCTGGTGTTCGCGACCATCGCGGCGGAGTCGCAGCGGATGATCAACGAGACCTACAGCGCGTTCGTGCAGGGCCTGATGCCGTCGCTGTCGCGGCCCGACGTCGACCTGCTGGAGGGGCTGACCACGGCGATCGTCGTCGACCAGGAGCGCCTGGGTGCCAACCCCCGCTCGACGCTCGGCACCGTGACCGACACCAACGCGCTGCTGCGGCTGCTGTTCAGCCGGCTGGGCACGCCGTCGGCCGGTCCCGCGGTGGCGTACTCGTTCAACATCCCGGCCCGTAAGGCGAGCGGTGTGATGACGTCGTCCACGGGCGAGAAGCAGATCGTGCGCGAGGCCGTCTACCACGGGGGCATGTGCCCGCGGTGCGAGGGCCGGGGCACGGTCTCGGACATCGACCTGAGCGAGCTGGTCGACGAGGACAAGTCGCTCAACGAGGGCGCCATCACGGTGCCCGGGTACAAGGCGGGCGGCTGGTCGGTGCGGTTCTTCACCGAGTCGGGGTACCTCGACGGCGACAAGCCGGTGCGCGACTACACGGAGACGGAGCGGCACGACTTCCTGTACCGCGACGCGACCAAGCGCAAGATCGGCGGCGCGAACCTGACCTACGAGGGCCTGGTGCCTCAGGTGCGGCGCTCGATGCTGACCAAGGACCGCGACGCCCTGCAGCCGCACCTGCGGGCGTTCGTGGACCGGGCGGTCACGTTCATCACGTGCCCGGACTGCGGCGGCACGCGCCTGGCGCAGGCTGCGCTGGCCTCCCGGATCAAGGGCATCAACATCGCCGAGGCGTGCGCGATGCAGATCGGCGACCTGGCGGACTGGGTGCGTGGCCTGGACGAGCCGTCGCTCGCGCCGCTGCTGAGCAACCTGGGCAACCTGCTGGACAAGTTCGTGGAGATCGGGCTGGGCTACCTGTCGCTGGACCGGCCCTCGGGCACGCTGTCCGGGGGAGAGGCGCAGCGCACCAAGCTGATCAGCCACCTCGGTTCCGCGCTGACGGACATCACGTACGTGTTCGACGAGCCGACGATCGGCCTGCACCCGCACGACATCCAGCGGATGAACGACCTGCTGCTGCAGCTGCGGGACAAGGGCAACACCGTGCTCGTCGTCGAGCACAAGCCCGAGACGATCGCGATCGCCGACCACGTCGTCGACCTCGGGCCGGGCGCGGGCAGCGACGGCGGCACGGTCTGCTTCGAGGGCACCGTCGAGGAGCTGCGCTCCAGCGGGTCCCTGACGGGCCGGCACCTGGCGGACCGGGCGGCGCTGAAGGACTCCCCGCGTACCGCCACGGGCGCGCTGGAGATCCGGGGCGCGAGCACCCACAACCTGCGCGACGTCGACGTCGACGTGCCGCTGGGCGTGCTGTGCGTCGTCACGGGTGTCGCCGGGTCGGGCAAGAGCTCGCTGATCCACGGCAGCCTCGCCGGGCGCGACGGCGTCGTCGTGGTGGACCAGTCGGCGATCAAGGGCTCGCGGCGGTCCAACCCGGCCACCTACACCGGGCTGCTGGAGCCGGTGCGCAAGGCGTTCGCCAAGGCCAACGGCGTCAAGCCGGCGCTGTTCAGCGCGAACTCCGAGGGTGCGTGCCCCACCTGCAACGGCGCGGGCGTGGTCTACACGCAGCTCGGGTTCATGGACACCGTGGCGACCACCTGCGAGGAGTGCGAGGGCAAGCGGTTCCAGGCGGCGGTCCTGGACTACCACCTGGGCGGCAAGGACATCGCGGAGGTGCTGGCGATGTCGGTGGCCGAGGCCGAGGAGTTCTTCTCCGCCGGGGAGGCGCGCACACCGGCGGCGCACAAGATCCTGGCGCGTCTGGCCGACGTCGGGCTGGGGTACCTGAAGATCGGGCAGCCGCTGACGACGCTGTCCGGTGGCGAGCGCCAGCGCCTCAAGCTCGCCACCCACCTGGCGGAGGACGGCGGCGTGTACGTGCTGGACGAGCCGACGGCGGGCCTGCACCTGGCCGACGTCGAGAACCTGCTGGCGCTGCTGGACCGGCTGGTCGGGTCGGGCAAGTCGGTGGTGGTGATCGAGCACCACCAGGCCGTGATGGCGCACGCGGACTGGATCATCGACCTGGGCCCGGGCGCGGGGCACGACGGCGGGCGCGTGGTCTTCGAGGGCACGCCGACGGACCTGGTGGCCCAGGCCCGCGCGGGCGAGCCGACGCTGACGGGCCGTCACCTCGCGGACTACGTCCAGGCGCCGTGA
- a CDS encoding NAD-dependent malic enzyme — MSLPSPSYTITLRVEVAASQRATSTVVAAVADAGGAVMGVDIAHSTSHGLVVDVTCDTIDAEHGERVVAAVNAIEGAEVLKSSDSTFLMHLGGKIEVTNKVPLKTRRDLSRAYTPGVARVCLAIADKPEDARRLTIKRNTVAVVTDGTAVLGLGDIGPAAALPVMEGKAALFKEFGGVDAWPVCLDTTDTDEIVRIVKAIAPVYGGVNLEDIAAPRCFEIEARLRAELDIPVFHDDQHGTAIVVLAALVNALKVVGKDLADVRIVVSGVGAAGNAIIRLLKAQGARHIVAFGRDGALHPGVVTDDPHRRWLVDNTNVDGFAGTLQEGLKGADVFVGVSAGGILSGADVAQMAQDAIVFALANPTPEVDPLEAAETAVVVATGRSDYPNQINNVLAFPGLFRGLLDTGATDITTELLRVAAVAIAEVVAPDELNSAYIIPGVFDHRVADAVADAVRKQA, encoded by the coding sequence ATGTCGCTGCCCAGCCCGAGCTACACCATCACCCTGCGCGTGGAGGTGGCCGCGTCGCAGCGCGCCACGAGCACGGTGGTAGCGGCGGTAGCCGACGCCGGGGGCGCCGTCATGGGCGTGGACATCGCCCACTCGACGTCGCACGGCCTGGTCGTGGACGTCACGTGCGACACGATCGACGCGGAGCACGGCGAGCGGGTCGTGGCGGCGGTGAACGCCATCGAGGGCGCGGAGGTGCTCAAGTCGAGCGACTCGACGTTCCTGATGCACCTGGGCGGCAAGATCGAGGTCACGAACAAGGTGCCCCTCAAGACGCGCCGCGACCTGTCGCGCGCGTACACGCCCGGGGTGGCGCGGGTGTGCCTGGCCATCGCGGACAAGCCCGAGGACGCGCGCCGCCTGACGATCAAGCGCAACACGGTCGCCGTCGTCACGGACGGCACCGCGGTGCTGGGCCTGGGCGACATCGGCCCGGCCGCGGCGCTGCCCGTGATGGAGGGCAAGGCGGCGCTGTTCAAGGAGTTCGGCGGCGTGGACGCCTGGCCGGTGTGCCTCGACACGACGGACACGGACGAGATCGTGCGGATCGTCAAGGCGATCGCGCCCGTGTACGGGGGCGTCAACCTCGAGGACATCGCGGCGCCGCGCTGCTTCGAGATCGAGGCGCGGCTGCGGGCCGAGCTCGACATCCCCGTCTTCCACGACGACCAGCACGGCACGGCGATCGTGGTGCTGGCGGCGCTGGTCAACGCGCTGAAGGTGGTGGGCAAGGACCTGGCGGACGTGCGGATCGTGGTGTCCGGCGTCGGCGCGGCGGGCAACGCCATCATCCGGCTGCTCAAGGCGCAGGGGGCGCGGCACATCGTGGCGTTCGGGCGGGACGGCGCCCTGCACCCGGGCGTGGTCACCGACGACCCGCACCGGCGCTGGCTGGTGGACAACACCAACGTCGACGGCTTCGCCGGGACGCTGCAGGAGGGTCTCAAGGGCGCCGACGTGTTCGTGGGGGTCTCGGCGGGCGGCATCCTGTCGGGCGCGGACGTGGCGCAGATGGCGCAGGACGCGATCGTGTTCGCGCTGGCCAACCCGACGCCGGAGGTGGACCCGCTGGAGGCGGCCGAGACCGCCGTCGTGGTGGCGACGGGGCGCAGCGACTACCCGAACCAGATCAACAACGTGCTGGCCTTCCCGGGCCTGTTCCGGGGGCTGCTGGACACCGGGGCCACGGACATCACCACCGAGCTGCTGCGGGTCGCCGCCGTCGCCATCGCGGAGGTCGTCGCGCCCGACGAGCTGAACAGCGCGTACATCATCCCGGGCGTGTTCGACCACCGGGTCGCGGACGCCGTGGCGGACGCCGTGCGCAAGCAGGCCTGA